The genome window TAAATCGTTAGCCACGAACGGCGTTTCCAATACAGACTCAACGACGGGGTGACGACCTTGGCGAATGGATAGTTGAGGCGATTGGTGTAAGTGAGGAGCCGTGAGGTTTAGTGTGTCTGCGCGTTCTGCTAAATTGCATAAGGTATCTAACTCTGCCAGCGCCTGTGCACAATCTTGAAGTGCTGGCAGTTGTTCGGCAAGCAGGCTGATGAGCGACTCATACAGGGCTTTTTCACGCGCTAATGCGCGGCTTTTAGCACTGAGAGCCTTATCCTCAAATGATTTCAGTTCTGGTGTAATAAATCGTTCGGCATTTTTCAGTGTTTGGCGTCGAATGTATTCGGCGGGTACTTCGGTAGCTTGTGCTTTACTGATTTCAATAAAGTAGCCATGGACACGGTTGTAACCTACTTTTAGCGTAGCTATTCCGGTGCGTGCCTTTTCTTGTTGCTCTAGTTTGATCAGATAATCACCAGCGTTTTCACTGATATTACGCAGTTCGTCTAGTTCTTCGTCGTAGCCATCAGCGATGACGCCACCATCGCGAATCACTACTGGAGGGTTATCAATGATGGCTTTTTTTAACAGACTGGCTTGTTCAGGGAATTCACTGACCAAATGAGCAAGGCGGTTTATGTGTTGCGGTCTGGACTCATCCAGCAAGGCGTTCTGTAAACTAGGCAGGCTTGCTAAGGCGTCGCGCAGCCGCTCTAAGTCACGCGGGCGAGCAGAGCCTAAGCCGACTCGCGACAAGATGCGTTCGATATCACCGATCCCTTTAAGGTGCTCTGCAGCGGCTTCGTATCGATAATGAGTGCGGAACCACTGTATTGCTGTCTGCCGATGTAACAATGTGTCTATATCGCGAAGCGGCTGGTTGAGCCAGCGACGTAGTAAGCGGCTACCCATAGCCGTGGCGGTTTTATCCATCACGCTAATCAGGGTGTTTTCTCGCCCGCCGGCTAGATTTTGATCAATCTCTAAGTTACGGCGCGTAGCGGCATCTAAAATAACGGTTTCTGACCGTTGCTCGATTAATAAACGCCGAATGTGAGGTAGCGCTGATCGCTGGGTGTCTTTTGCATATTGTAACAAGCAGCCTGCAGCGCCTATCGCTAAGGTCATGTGCGCAATACCAAAACCTTCGAGGTCTTGGGTGTTAAACTGCTGGCACAGCAAGCGTTCAGCTGATTCAGTCTCAAAGTTCCACGGAGCCTGGCCACGTAGGCCGGGACGGCCACGTAAAATAGACTCTAAAATTGTATCATCGTTGAAGAGTATCTCGGCAGGCTTTAACCGTTCGAGTTCGGCCATGAGCGATTCTTGATCGTCCAGTTCCATTAAGCTAAAACGACCTGTACTGATATCGACTAAAGAGACACCGTACTTATCTTGATGTGTGTTGATCGCTAATAAAATGTTATCGCGAGATTCATCTAAAAAAGCTTCGTCACTTAATGTGCCTGGAGTAACAATGCGAGCCACTTTGCGCTCGACAGGTCCCTTGCTTGTGGCTGGGTCTCCAAATTGTTCGCAGATAACGACAGACTCACCAGCCCGAACGATCTTTGCGATATAGCCCTCGGCGGCATGAAACGGAAGCCCTGCCATTGGAATAGCGTTGCCGCCGGATTTGCCGCGCGCAGTTAGTGATATGTTGAGCAGCTCCGATGCGCGTTTGGCATCGTCGTAGAACAACTCATAAAAATCTCCCATACGATAAAAGACCAATTGGTGCGGGTATTCCGCTTTGATCTTGAGGTACTGCTGCATCATTGGGGTGTGTTGAGTTGTGCTGTCTTGAGCCATGAATTCGTTTCTTTAGTCGGTTAACGCGAGCGCAACAGTCTATCAAAAGCCCTGTCTGGGAAATAGAGGCTTCTATTAACTGAAGTGGCAGCTCCACATGATTATAGGCCGCTTTCGTATGAGATAAATTGATCCTGTAGCCAGTTAATAGCTGGGTTTTTACGGTGGAGAGTGTGTCGGATGATGCTCATATTAAGCACAGGGAAGTCAGCTGGGGGTGTAACAATCGTTAACGGCATATGTTGACTAAACAGTTTGGCCATGCGCTTGGGTAGTGTCATTAATGAATGGGTTTGGGTTACCATTTTAGCTGCTGCAAAGTAGTTTACCGTGCTTATTAACGAATCTCGTTTGAGTGAATTGTTGGCTAACCAGAGGTCGATGGGGTCGCCGGTGTAGTTTTTCTCACCGGCAGTATCTACCACGTTGATGTGAGTTGCTTGGATGTATTCTTTGGTTGTGATGTGTGTGTTGAGGCGCGTTTGATTAGCAATAATGGCATAGTGCTCGGTAAGCCACGGCGTAGCAATTAAACCTTCTGGCAGTGTTGACTCGGTATGTAAGCCGATAACGAGATCGGTGTTGAGGGCGGCTAAGGCATCTTGTGAATAATTCATACCAATCATTTCTATTGAGAAGCGTATCCGAGGGGCTTGCTCAATAAGGATAGGTAATAGTTCAGGCAGAATAACGGTTTCTACAAAGTCCGTTACTGCTAACGTAAATGTACGTTCTGTCTTGGCTGGATCAAATGGGGCTGGCGGTGATAGTTGGTGTTCAATGAGTCGTAAAGCGGTTTGTATTTCGGGTAGCATTTCTAAAGCTTTGGGGCTGGGCTTTAGCCCTTGACCATAACGTATCAATAATGGGTCATCTAATTGTTCGCGCAGTCGGTTAAGGGCATGGCTCATAGCCGATTGGCTTAAGAATACTTTGTCAGCTGCACGGCTAACATGGCATTCGGTGATCAGTGCTTCCAAAATTACTAACAAGTTAAGGTCAAACTGACGTAAGAGGCTCATTGGTGTAAATCCAGTATGTATAGTATTAATAGTTTTATTAAAAATATGCGTTTCAATAATTATTAGCTAGTGCTTATTCTAAACAGAACGAATTAATTACAATGGATGAGAATCATAATGTCCGTAGCAAATGCAGATTTACCCCTCTATGGCGAGTTAGGCATGACCTTTATGCAGTGGCCGCAAGTGACGAATTTAGAGCGAAGTGACGCTGAGGTTGTCGTGACGGGTGTGCCTTTTGATTTAGCGACCAGCGGGCGTCCGGGGGCGCGTTTAGGTCCGGCAGCTATCAGGCAGGCATCAGCTAATTTGATATGGGAGGGTGCCCGTTGGCCTTGGTCGTTTGCCTTAGATGATTATTTAGCGGTAGAGGACTCAGGTAATTTATTGTTTAAACATGGAGAGCCGCAAACACTTGTGGATAATTTAGAAGCGCACATTGGCTCCATAGTCTCGTCAGGTAAAAAAGCGCTAACGTTTGGCGGTGACCATTTTATTACACTACCTGTTTTACGCGCTTATGCTAAAAAATATGGTCCAGTCGCCTTGGTGCATGTGGATGCGCATACGGACACGTATTCGGGGGGGAGCCGTTATGATCACGGTACCATTTTTCATCATGCCGTGCAGGAAGGGCTAGTTGATCACGAGCACTCAATTCAGTTAGGTATTCGGACAAGTTACACAGTAGAAGGTCATCCGTTTGAGGTATTAGATGCC of Neptunomonas phycophila contains these proteins:
- the mutS gene encoding DNA mismatch repair protein MutS; this encodes MAQDSTTQHTPMMQQYLKIKAEYPHQLVFYRMGDFYELFYDDAKRASELLNISLTARGKSGGNAIPMAGLPFHAAEGYIAKIVRAGESVVICEQFGDPATSKGPVERKVARIVTPGTLSDEAFLDESRDNILLAINTHQDKYGVSLVDISTGRFSLMELDDQESLMAELERLKPAEILFNDDTILESILRGRPGLRGQAPWNFETESAERLLCQQFNTQDLEGFGIAHMTLAIGAAGCLLQYAKDTQRSALPHIRRLLIEQRSETVILDAATRRNLEIDQNLAGGRENTLISVMDKTATAMGSRLLRRWLNQPLRDIDTLLHRQTAIQWFRTHYRYEAAAEHLKGIGDIERILSRVGLGSARPRDLERLRDALASLPSLQNALLDESRPQHINRLAHLVSEFPEQASLLKKAIIDNPPVVIRDGGVIADGYDEELDELRNISENAGDYLIKLEQQEKARTGIATLKVGYNRVHGYFIEISKAQATEVPAEYIRRQTLKNAERFITPELKSFEDKALSAKSRALAREKALYESLISLLAEQLPALQDCAQALAELDTLCNLAERADTLNLTAPHLHQSPQLSIRQGRHPVVESVLETPFVANDLSLSPERRMLVITGPNMGGKSTYMRQAALIALLAHIGSYVPAESVDIGIMDRIFTRMGSSDDLAGGRSTFMVEMTETANILHNASESSLVLMDEVGRGTSTFDGLSLAWSAADYLASEIKALTLFATHYFELTALPEQQEGVFNVHLNALEHNDTIVFMHEVQEGPASQSYGLQVAQLAGVPHHVITQARQKLIQLEADSVKTQTGATPPPPVQNDMFSAPSSPALDALKDTNPDNLSPREALELLYSLKSLL
- a CDS encoding LysR family transcriptional regulator, which translates into the protein MSLLRQFDLNLLVILEALITECHVSRAADKVFLSQSAMSHALNRLREQLDDPLLIRYGQGLKPSPKALEMLPEIQTALRLIEHQLSPPAPFDPAKTERTFTLAVTDFVETVILPELLPILIEQAPRIRFSIEMIGMNYSQDALAALNTDLVIGLHTESTLPEGLIATPWLTEHYAIIANQTRLNTHITTKEYIQATHINVVDTAGEKNYTGDPIDLWLANNSLKRDSLISTVNYFAAAKMVTQTHSLMTLPKRMAKLFSQHMPLTIVTPPADFPVLNMSIIRHTLHRKNPAINWLQDQFISYESGL
- the speB gene encoding agmatinase, translating into MSVANADLPLYGELGMTFMQWPQVTNLERSDAEVVVTGVPFDLATSGRPGARLGPAAIRQASANLIWEGARWPWSFALDDYLAVEDSGNLLFKHGEPQTLVDNLEAHIGSIVSSGKKALTFGGDHFITLPVLRAYAKKYGPVALVHVDAHTDTYSGGSRYDHGTIFHHAVQEGLVDHEHSIQLGIRTSYTVEGHPFEVLDAAWINDHGPTATLERIRARVGDKPIYVSFDIDGLDPAFAPGTGTPVVAGLTVDCALKLIRGLQGLDLIGMDVVEVAPAYDNAEITALAGATLALEFLYVLAATTHSLGVHK